The Elaeis guineensis isolate ETL-2024a chromosome 14, EG11, whole genome shotgun sequence genome has a segment encoding these proteins:
- the LOC140853771 gene encoding glutathione S-transferase 3-like gives MGLKVYGLAMSTNTVRVVAALNEKGLDYELVPVDLRTGAHKQPSFLALNPFGQIPVLEDGDLVLFESRAISRYIASRYKETGPDLLRSGGGPAETAALEVWLEVESQQFGPPIADLVFELLIKPLLGGTTDPAVVEKQAEKLGKVLDVYEDRLSKNKYLAGGHFTLADLNHMPYTHYLLQTPKADLVTARPRVLAWWQDISARPAWKKTAASIPL, from the exons atggggttGAAGGTGTACGGGTTGGCGATGTCTACGAACACGGTGAGGGTGGTAGCGGCGCTGAACGAGAAGGGGTTGGACTACGAGCTCGTCCCCGTCGACCTCCGCACCGGCGCTCACAAACAACCTTCCTTCCTCGCCCTCAAC CCATTCGGCCAGATTCCTGTGCTAGAGGACGGAGATCTCGTCCTATTTG AATCGCGAGCGATAAGCCGGTACATCGCGAGCAGGTACAAGGAGACCGGACCGGACCTGCTCCGGTCGGGTGGTGGACCGGCGGAGACGGCGGCGTTGGAGGTGTGGCTGGAGGTGGAGTCGCAGCAGTTCGGGCCGCCTATCGCGGATCTGGTGTTCGAGCTCTTGATCAAGCCGTTGCTCGGGGGGACCACCGATCCGGCGGTGGTGGAGAAGCAGGCGGAGAAGCTGGGCAAGGTGCTGGACGTGTACGAAGACCGCCTCTCCAAGAACAAGTACCTGGCGGGCGGTCACTTCACGCTGGCGGACCTCAACCACATGCCCTACACACACTACCTCCTGCAGACCCCCAAGGCGGATCTGGTCACCGCTCGCCCCCGCGTGCTGGCCTGGTGGCAGGACATCTCCGCCCGGCCCGCCTGGAAGAAGACCGCGGCCAGCATCCCTCTGTAA